One genomic segment of Hydrocarboniclastica marina includes these proteins:
- a CDS encoding insulinase family protein translates to MPANNTAATHPAFTKIRSHKIANLHLTLEEYEHAATGARHIHMAADNDENVFLVALRTFPMDSTGVAHILEHTALCGSERYPVRDPFFMMIRRSLHTFMNAFTSSDWTAYPFASKNRKDFDNLLSVYLDCVFFSKLDPLDFAQEGHRLEFSEPSDTATPLVYRGVVYNEMKGAMSSPVSQLWQTLSKHLFPTTTYHYNSGGEPDHIVDLRYDDLLAFYRRHYHPSNAVFATYGNIPASEHQARFENEVLSRFEHQAMSLPVFDEKRYFAPVKVQEHYGLGEDEDTSGKSHIVMGWLLGHSFDLEQNLEAELLASVLLENSASPLQRALEQTELGHAPSPLCGLEDSNREMTFVCGIEGAEPERVAELEQLVLGVIEQVVSEGVSQDRLEAILHQLELQQREIAGDSFPYGLQLIMSALTPLIHGGDPAGLLDLDPVLVRLRERIKDPEYIPGLAKRLLLDNPHRVTLTLAPDTQLDGRRQRAIEQALAERKAAMTEQEAASLVAQAKALEERQTRVDDDSILPKVGIEDVPTETADPEAEVASDFPATLYRQGTNGLVYQQIVVPLPALSEDELALLPLYVQSVSEMGCGDLDYLQMQDRMSAESGGVSASFSARGKVDDLQATSGYFVLSGKALARNRDRLVHLLHDIYRDVRFDELERLRELVAQTRARREQSITGSGHALAMGAASQGASPVANLTFKLGGLQGIRTTKQLDDRLRAGEGLSELGQALGGLHRKLTSQPRQFLIIGEDDQVQDILNNTKLVWGDAGPKAGETFTLPAVSENVNQAWLTSTQVNFCARAYPTVPSDHPDAPILTVLGGFLRNGFLHRAIREQGGAYGGGAGQDSTAGAFRFFSYRDPRLEETLDDFDASLNWLRESSHDYQALEEAILGVIGQIDKPHSPAGEARFAFHSNLFGRTPEQRRLFRERVLAVTVEDMLGAAERWLKPENASTAVIASPGSKAALQSRGMSIHEI, encoded by the coding sequence ATGCCAGCGAATAATACCGCCGCGACGCACCCCGCCTTTACCAAAATACGCAGCCACAAAATAGCGAACCTTCACCTGACGCTTGAGGAGTATGAGCACGCGGCGACGGGGGCCCGGCATATCCATATGGCTGCGGACAATGATGAGAATGTCTTCCTGGTGGCCCTGCGGACTTTCCCGATGGATTCAACCGGTGTTGCCCACATTCTTGAGCATACGGCGCTCTGTGGGAGTGAGCGTTACCCGGTCCGGGATCCTTTCTTCATGATGATCCGCCGGTCGTTGCATACCTTCATGAATGCGTTCACCAGCAGCGACTGGACGGCATACCCGTTCGCCAGCAAGAACCGCAAGGATTTTGACAACCTGCTGTCGGTTTACCTCGATTGCGTGTTTTTTTCCAAACTCGATCCACTCGATTTTGCTCAGGAAGGCCACCGCCTGGAATTTTCCGAGCCCTCAGACACGGCTACACCGCTGGTGTACCGGGGCGTGGTCTATAACGAGATGAAAGGGGCGATGAGCTCCCCGGTTTCCCAGCTTTGGCAGACACTGTCAAAGCATCTCTTCCCAACCACCACCTACCATTACAACAGCGGCGGTGAGCCAGACCACATAGTCGACTTGCGCTATGACGACCTGCTCGCCTTCTATCGCCGTCACTACCATCCAAGCAACGCTGTGTTCGCAACCTACGGCAACATTCCCGCGAGCGAGCACCAGGCGCGCTTCGAGAACGAGGTGTTAAGTCGGTTTGAACACCAGGCCATGTCATTGCCAGTCTTCGACGAAAAGCGCTATTTCGCCCCCGTTAAGGTCCAGGAACACTATGGCCTGGGCGAAGATGAGGATACCTCGGGTAAAAGCCACATCGTCATGGGCTGGTTGCTGGGACACAGTTTTGACCTGGAGCAGAACCTCGAGGCGGAACTGCTGGCGAGCGTGCTGCTGGAGAACAGTGCGTCCCCCCTCCAGCGGGCGCTGGAGCAGACGGAACTTGGGCACGCACCGTCGCCACTCTGTGGGCTTGAAGACAGCAATCGGGAAATGACCTTCGTCTGCGGTATCGAGGGCGCCGAGCCGGAGCGCGTTGCAGAGCTTGAGCAGCTGGTGCTTGGCGTAATTGAGCAGGTCGTGTCTGAGGGAGTCAGCCAGGATCGGCTGGAAGCGATTCTTCATCAGCTGGAGCTGCAGCAGCGGGAGATTGCAGGGGACAGCTTCCCCTATGGGCTCCAACTGATCATGTCAGCTTTGACGCCACTGATTCACGGCGGCGACCCTGCCGGGCTACTGGATCTGGACCCCGTGCTGGTGCGGCTGCGCGAACGGATCAAGGACCCGGAATACATTCCTGGCCTGGCGAAAAGACTGCTGCTGGACAACCCGCACCGGGTCACCCTGACACTGGCGCCGGATACCCAGCTAGACGGGCGCCGTCAACGTGCGATCGAGCAGGCTTTGGCCGAGCGCAAAGCAGCGATGACTGAGCAGGAGGCCGCCAGCCTGGTGGCGCAGGCCAAGGCACTGGAGGAGCGGCAGACGCGCGTCGATGACGATTCGATCCTGCCGAAGGTCGGGATTGAAGATGTGCCAACCGAAACAGCGGACCCCGAGGCTGAAGTCGCCAGTGACTTCCCGGCAACGCTCTATCGCCAGGGCACCAATGGGCTGGTCTACCAGCAGATTGTGGTGCCCCTGCCTGCGCTGAGCGAAGACGAGTTGGCGCTGCTGCCGCTCTATGTCCAGTCAGTGTCGGAGATGGGCTGTGGCGACCTGGATTATCTGCAGATGCAGGATCGCATGTCAGCGGAATCAGGTGGTGTGAGTGCTTCCTTCAGCGCTCGTGGAAAAGTTGATGATCTGCAGGCGACCTCGGGCTATTTTGTTCTGAGCGGAAAAGCGTTGGCACGCAACCGCGACAGGCTTGTGCATTTGCTCCACGATATTTATCGGGATGTGCGCTTCGACGAGTTGGAGCGCTTGCGCGAGTTGGTGGCTCAAACCCGGGCCCGGCGGGAGCAGTCGATAACAGGATCCGGTCATGCCCTGGCGATGGGCGCCGCCTCTCAGGGCGCCAGCCCTGTGGCAAATCTGACGTTCAAGCTGGGCGGACTACAGGGAATAAGAACCACCAAACAACTGGATGATCGTCTACGCGCTGGGGAAGGCCTGTCTGAGCTGGGGCAGGCGCTTGGCGGGCTTCATCGCAAGCTCACGTCTCAGCCACGACAGTTTCTGATAATCGGCGAGGATGACCAGGTACAGGACATCCTGAACAACACTAAGCTGGTCTGGGGAGACGCCGGGCCCAAGGCGGGCGAGACTTTTACCCTGCCGGCTGTAAGCGAGAACGTGAACCAGGCGTGGCTCACGTCCACTCAGGTGAATTTCTGTGCCCGGGCCTACCCGACGGTACCTAGCGACCACCCTGATGCGCCCATACTGACGGTGCTCGGTGGCTTCCTGCGGAACGGGTTTCTGCACAGGGCCATCCGAGAACAAGGCGGTGCCTATGGCGGCGGCGCAGGGCAGGACAGCACTGCCGGCGCGTTCCGGTTCTTCTCGTACCGTGACCCACGCCTTGAGGAGACCCTCGATGATTTCGATGCTTCTCTGAACTGGCTACGTGAGTCAAGCCATGACTACCAGGCACTTGAAGAGGCTATCCTCGGGGTAATAGGCCAGATCGACAAGCCGCACTCTCCTGCCGGTGAGGCGCGTTTCGCTTTCCACAGCAATCTCTTTGGCCGCACGCCCGAGCAGCGTCGGCTGTTCCGTGAACGGGTTCTGGCAGTCACAGTGGAGGATATGCTGGGCGCCGCGGAGCGTTGGCTAAAGCCCGAAAACGCCAGTACAGCGGTTATTGCCAGCCCCGGTT